The Limnochorda sp. LNt genome includes a region encoding these proteins:
- a CDS encoding OmpA family protein produces the protein MPGADNPVTRRRRRSTGVNTAAPPWMVTYSDLVTQLLAFFVILFSISAVDVQRFQALMSAFRASVGILDMGRSFQREAMVGNPPIAISPVPVGSQTDEQLDHALRRLTARLEAEGLSADVQLVPEERGLVVRLADRVLFDLGKAELRPESRRVLDALAAVLADLPNDVRVEGHTDDLPIRNERFPSNWELSTARATTVVRYFVEYHGLEARRFSAAGYGEFHPLVPNTSPANRQRNRRVDVVIMPLSSNGVEQGP, from the coding sequence GTGCCCGGAGCCGATAACCCCGTCACACGACGGCGCCGCCGCAGCACGGGCGTCAACACGGCAGCCCCGCCGTGGATGGTCACCTACTCCGACCTGGTGACCCAGCTGCTAGCCTTCTTCGTCATCCTCTTCTCCATCTCGGCGGTCGACGTCCAGCGCTTCCAGGCGCTGATGTCGGCCTTTCGGGCGTCGGTCGGGATCCTCGACATGGGGCGCAGCTTCCAGCGGGAGGCCATGGTCGGCAACCCGCCCATCGCCATCTCGCCGGTGCCGGTGGGCTCGCAGACCGACGAGCAGCTGGACCACGCCCTGCGCCGCCTGACAGCGAGGCTCGAGGCCGAGGGGCTCTCCGCCGACGTGCAGCTGGTGCCCGAGGAGCGGGGGTTGGTGGTGCGGCTGGCCGACCGGGTGCTGTTCGACCTGGGCAAGGCAGAGCTGCGGCCCGAGTCGCGGCGGGTGCTGGACGCGCTGGCCGCTGTGCTGGCCGACCTGCCCAACGATGTGCGGGTCGAGGGGCACACCGACGACCTGCCCATCCGCAACGAGCGCTTCCCCTCCAACTGGGAGCTCTCTACGGCCCGTGCCACGACCGTGGTGCGCTACTTCGTCGAGTATCACGGCCTCGAGGCCCGCCGGTTCTCGGCCGCCGGGTACGGCGAGTTCCATCCGCTGGTGCCCAACACCTCGCCGGCCAACCGGCAGCGAAACCGGCGGGTCGACGTCGTCATCATGCCGC